The Desulfolucanica intricata genome has a window encoding:
- a CDS encoding tetratricopeptide repeat protein — translation MSNLFMGFRSKRKKQIKIVFWLIIIALSIGLVGSSVMWALGPQSSKNTQAEADRQQQQQMDPARLIKDLETKVKANPKDTENLEKLADAYEMNNKKEQALETYEKVIALDPENTRVGLILVKKYFLEDKYDQAEERAKNIISVEPDNPQAHYYYGLILGFGKKDYQGGIAELEKFIELAKTGTLVQETKELVKEWKNQIDQTQQ, via the coding sequence ATGTCCAATTTGTTCATGGGATTTAGGAGCAAAAGAAAAAAGCAGATAAAAATAGTTTTTTGGCTCATAATTATAGCTCTTTCTATAGGTTTGGTAGGATCTTCCGTAATGTGGGCCCTGGGTCCTCAGAGCAGCAAAAATACTCAGGCAGAAGCTGACCGACAGCAGCAACAGCAGATGGATCCGGCCCGGTTAATTAAGGACCTCGAAACAAAGGTAAAGGCTAATCCCAAGGATACCGAAAATCTGGAAAAACTTGCTGATGCTTATGAAATGAATAACAAAAAAGAACAAGCTTTGGAAACCTATGAGAAAGTTATAGCATTGGATCCTGAAAATACGAGGGTTGGTTTAATCCTGGTTAAGAAATACTTTTTAGAGGATAAATATGATCAGGCGGAAGAACGTGCAAAAAACATTATAAGTGTGGAACCGGATAATCCCCAGGCCCATTACTATTATGGATTAATCCTTGGTTTTGGTAAAAAGGACTATCAGGGCGGAATAGCGGAGTTGGAAAAATTTATTGAGCTGGCTAAAACAGGCACCCTTGTTCAGGAAACTAAAGAACTGGTAAAAGAATGGAAAAATCAA